The following proteins are encoded in a genomic region of Opisthocomus hoazin isolate bOpiHoa1 chromosome 4, bOpiHoa1.hap1, whole genome shotgun sequence:
- the ESPNL gene encoding espin-like protein — translation MPPSNINVMLTERSALPQHCSRGSGLPEPPGLPFRPVACVAPRAGTSGVPLHPPLGVAQAGQDPTPCTRRGAGGCLLSLWPDQEEACASPPGSCPPRRGMEPGRSVPEELKLRKPSQRARIPAPFFAHPPLVTLPAQDGAAERAEHCGPDPAEAETDADSLVPTHDERGRPIPEWKRQVMVRRLRARLAGEEAAGVQGTLTTPSPQDAGSWRFSPSRQAVLGPFGELLTEADLQQLERAVESLRLRRRGEAYQGELRRLARELRALLPAPLLRITVRSPPPAPGQPLPLWCGRLAGAVSDLAALLAHAEKARPREPAGSLAQREIRQCGVCVRSLRGAFEPAWGAAGGKAGGGSGGEAASDSGIGCEEAFSDGGGGSPGSPGPGRAWGSLRKERIVTLFLSHWRRSAYDPPPPAAGDPRQVAGSGTGAAARLARQRAAIQRLLGGWRDAASRRPPPPPAASRAPLSPEQFVARAGGGPADYESLSLELFMLGYFRILEQELPAEERRGRHLLCFEVFEQLGRHGWRAVRSFHRAVTDEIAAGRRGWRDSFDDIKARYFGSPQSSARRPGEVGEDGEEICRYIDRSFAFWKEKEAEIFSLEE, via the exons ATGCCCCCGTCAAATATTAATGTGATGCTCACTGAGCGCTCTGCCCTGCCTCAGCACTGCAGCCGCGGTTCGGGACTGCCCGAGCCTCCCGGCCTCCCCTTCCGCCCCGTGGCGTGCGTTGCTCCCCGCGCGGGGACTTCGGGGGTGCCGCTGCACCCACCTTTGGGTGTTGCCCAGGCAGGGCAGGACCCAACACCCTGTACtcggcggggggctggcgggtgCCTCCTGTCCCTGTGGCCGGATCAG GAGGAGGCCTGCGCCTCTCCTCCCGGCAgctgcccgccccggcggggGATGGAGCCCGGCAGGTCGGTGCCGGAGGAGCTGAAACTCCGCAAGCCCTCGCAGCGGGCCAGGATCCCGGCACCATTCTTCGCCCACCCG CCCCTCGTCACTCTGCCCGCGCAGGACGGGGCGGCCGAGCGGGCGGAACACTGCGGGCCGGACCCCGCGGAGGCGGAGACGGACGCGGACTCCCTGGTACCCACGCACGACGAGCGGGGCCGCCCCATCCCCGAGTGGAAGCGGCAGGTGATGGTGCGGCGGCTGCGGGCCCGGCTGGCGGGCGAGGAGGCGGCGGGAGTCCAG GGGACGCTGACGACCCCCTCTCCGCAGGACGCAGGCTCCTGGCGCTTCTCACCCTCCCGCCAGGCCGTGCTGGGCCCCTTCGGGGAGCTGCTGACCGAGGCGgacctgcagcagctggagcgGGCGGTGGAGAGCCTGCGGCTGCGGCGACGGGGCGAAGCGTACCAGGGCGAGCTGCGGCGGCTGGCGCGGGAGCTGCGcgccctcctgcctgccccgctgctccGCATCACCgtgcgcagccccccgcccgcacccgggcagcccctgcccctctgGTGCGGCCGCCTGGCCGGCGCCGTCAGCGACTTGGCCGCGCTGCTGGCCCACGCCGAGAAGGCCCGG CCCCGGGAGCCGGCGGGCAGCCTGGCGCAGCGGGAGATCCGGCAGTGCGGGGTCTGCGtccgcagcctccgcggcgccttCGAGCCCGcgtggggggcggcgggcgggaaggcgggcggggggagcggcggggaggccGCCAGCGACTCGGGCATCGGCTGCGAGGAGGCGTTCTccgacggcggcggcggctccccgggctcgccggggccggggcgggcgtgGGGCAGCCTGAGGAAGGAGCGGATCGTGACGCTCTTCCTGAGCCACTGGCGGCGGTCCGCCTAcgacccccccccgccggccgccgggGACCCCCGGCAGGTAGCGGGGAGCGGGACCGGCGCGGCGGCCCGCCTGGCGCGGCAGCGGGCGGCCATCCAGCGGCTTCTGGGCGGCTGGCGGgacgccgcctcccgccgccccccgccgccccccgccgccagccgcgcCCCGCTCTCCCCAGAGCAGTTCGTGGCAAGGGCCGGGGGGGGTCCGGCTGACTACGAGAGCCTGTCGCTGGAGCTCTTCATGCTGGGCTATTTTCGCatcctggagcaggagctgcccgCCGAGGAGCGCCGGGGCCGCCACCTCCTCTGCTTCGAGGTCTTCGAGCAGCTGGGCCGGCACGGCTGGCGGGCGGTGCGCTCCTTCCACCGCGCCGTCACCGACGagatcgccgccggccgccgGGGCTGGCGGGACAGCTTCGACGACATCAAGGCGAGGTATTTCGGGTCGCCCCAAAGCTCGGCCCGACGGCCGGGGGAGGTCGGGGAAGACGGGGAGGAGATCTGCCGCTACATCGACCGCAGCTTCGCCttctggaaggagaaggaagcCGAGATCTTCAGCTTGGAGGAGTGA